The following are encoded in a window of Solidesulfovibrio magneticus RS-1 genomic DNA:
- the tnpA gene encoding IS66 family insertion sequence element accessory protein TnpA, which translates to MAASSAELSFEKAAYWSEHIEAWHRSGLSQGAYCRRQGLSQSSMGYWRKRLEAATGKEGASCVTLVPVPLPASAQADMATVPAPILVHVGNAFRIEIRGNFAAPVLEKLVRTLTRL; encoded by the coding sequence ATGGCAGCGTCATCAGCAGAGCTCAGTTTCGAGAAGGCGGCGTACTGGTCTGAACATATTGAGGCTTGGCATCGTAGCGGCCTGAGCCAGGGGGCTTACTGCCGGCGGCAGGGTCTTTCCCAAAGTTCCATGGGCTATTGGCGGAAGCGTTTGGAGGCAGCGACTGGCAAGGAGGGCGCGTCCTGCGTCACCCTCGTTCCCGTGCCTCTGCCGGCGTCGGCCCAGGCGGACATGGCAACCGTGCCGGCACCGATCCTAGTGCACGTGGGCAACGCCTTTCGCATCGAGATCAGAGGCAACTTCGCCGCGCCGGTGCTGGAAAAGCTTGTCCGCACGCTGACACGGCTATGA
- the tnpB gene encoding IS66 family insertion sequence element accessory protein TnpB (TnpB, as the term is used for proteins encoded by IS66 family insertion elements, is considered an accessory protein, since TnpC, encoded by a neighboring gene, is a DDE family transposase.), which translates to MMSPVSGVRVYLALGATDMRKSIDGLSILVSRQLQLDPFAGHLFGFCNRSRTIIKLLYWDRNGFCLWHKRLERHVFRWPTREAEVLAIDSRQLAWLLDGLDPLAVTGHSRLEYSTLF; encoded by the coding sequence ATGATGTCGCCGGTAAGCGGCGTCCGGGTTTATTTGGCTCTGGGAGCCACAGACATGCGCAAGTCCATCGACGGGCTGTCCATCCTGGTTTCACGGCAGCTGCAACTCGATCCGTTTGCCGGTCACCTTTTCGGCTTTTGCAACCGCAGCCGGACGATCATCAAGCTGCTCTACTGGGATCGCAACGGCTTTTGTCTGTGGCACAAGCGTCTGGAGCGGCATGTGTTTCGCTGGCCAACCCGCGAGGCGGAGGTGCTTGCCATTGACTCCCGGCAACTGGCCTGGCTGCTTGATGGTCTCGATCCCCTGGCCGTGACGGGACACTCCCGTCTGGAGTATTCGACGCTCTTTTAG
- a CDS encoding response regulator, with protein MIQKSFSDSSEQVLLVEDSKTFGRIMKRRLENDLHVSVTWKESKADYLAALNQDDARFDAAVLDVNLPDAPNGEIIDLVLSRGVPSIILTGSYDPNLRERLWEKRIADYIPKDSVQCIDNAVNMTRRILRNANTTCLVVDDSRTTLHYIETLLCAQGYKVLTAANGKEALAALNDHQDIRLLLVDCTMQEMDGATLAQEVRKIYSPDKLAIVGVSNADVPSTSIRFLKSGANDYIKKPFQIEEFYCRISLNIDMVLQFETIRTLAYTDFLAGVCNRRRLFELAEATLAEAGRQRLPVAVAMLDIDHFKRINDTHGHDVGDMTLRHLAGLLKSHFATPDGSRHVGRIGGEEFCVVATGAAAQVMPEACEALRHAVEESK; from the coding sequence ATGATCCAAAAGAGTTTCTCAGATAGCAGCGAACAGGTCTTGCTTGTCGAGGACAGCAAGACATTTGGCCGCATCATGAAGCGTCGCCTTGAAAACGATCTGCATGTTTCAGTGACGTGGAAAGAGTCCAAAGCCGATTATTTGGCGGCGCTCAACCAGGATGACGCGCGGTTTGACGCGGCGGTTCTCGATGTGAACCTGCCGGACGCGCCTAATGGCGAAATCATTGATCTCGTGCTTTCCAGGGGCGTGCCGTCCATTATCCTCACTGGTTCTTATGACCCAAACTTGCGGGAAAGACTATGGGAAAAACGCATAGCGGACTACATCCCAAAAGATTCAGTTCAATGCATCGACAATGCCGTGAACATGACACGACGGATACTACGAAACGCCAACACCACCTGTCTTGTGGTTGATGATTCACGAACAACACTCCACTATATCGAAACGCTGCTGTGCGCTCAAGGCTACAAAGTGCTCACGGCAGCCAACGGCAAAGAAGCCTTGGCAGCCCTTAATGATCATCAGGACATTAGGCTATTGCTCGTTGATTGCACAATGCAAGAGATGGACGGAGCCACGTTAGCACAGGAGGTGCGAAAGATATACAGTCCTGACAAGTTGGCTATTGTTGGTGTGTCAAATGCCGACGTGCCATCTACATCCATACGATTTCTCAAGAGTGGAGCGAACGATTACATTAAAAAACCTTTCCAGATAGAAGAATTTTATTGCCGAATATCCTTGAATATCGACATGGTGCTGCAATTTGAAACCATCAGGACCCTGGCCTACACCGACTTCCTGGCCGGTGTGTGCAACAGGCGGCGGTTGTTCGAACTGGCCGAAGCAACCTTAGCCGAAGCAGGTCGCCAGCGCCTGCCGGTCGCCGTGGCTATGCTTGACATCGACCATTTCAAACGGATCAACGACACCCACGGCCATGATGTGGGCGACATGACCTTGCGGCATCTGGCTGGCCTGCTCAAAAGCCATTTCGCCACACCAGACGGCAGCCGCCATGTGGGGCGCATCGGCGGAGAGGAATTCTGCGTCGTCGCGACGGGCGCGGCCGCCCAGGTCATGCCCGAAGCGTGTGAGGCCCTGCGTCACGCGGTGGAGGAATCAAAGTAA